Part of the Sodalinema gerasimenkoae IPPAS B-353 genome is shown below.
GTTTCCCGAGATCGGGTTAATATCTGATTCATCTCTCCCCCTAGTCTCGCACTGGGGGGGGTTTGTTGGAATAGGTCAAGAATGAACAATGAGAACCCGAGCCGGAGTTGGATGTTCCGGGGGGTATGACGTTCCGGGGGCTGTATAGTCCCTGGATGGGTGTTAGAGAGGCGATCGCACGCAGTATAAAGGCGCCTATAAGGCGCTATGTAGATCGCGTTCCCAAGGGTTGGGAGATTAGGAGGCGCGATCGCCCAGTACAGACCTTGGCATCACCCAAGCCAAACGGGTCCATGACGCAATGACAATAACCGGGTACGACGTCCAAGCTTCCCTGACCGGAGGACGGGGCTAGGAGGTCCTAAGAATTGCCAATTATGGCGTCTCCAAATTCCGTTCAATTTGGTGCAAGACATCAAAAAGGAGATCAACAGATCCCGAGAGATACCGCTTCATGCGTAGCGATAGGGACATAGAAAACTCAACAGACTTCTCGCCGACTGCGAGATAAGATGCTAGCTTCCGTTCCTGTGTTGTATCCATAATGTAAGGTTTTTACTGAGTGACAAGCACGCTTTGTGTGGTCTAGTGTATTATACACCATCGGTATGTTGTACTAACAATGTACGACAGCCTTCCTCCGGATCGACGAGGTGGCAAGTCCTGAAAGCCTCGAAATCTCTCGGGATAGGCATTTGGGGAATTTGTCAAGGGGGTCAATCGCGCGATCGCCCCCGAACCGGATTCGAGGGGGAAATCACAATGTTAACAAACGCTGACATCTACAGAAGGTCAACTTATGCCAACAGAATTTCCTAACGTTTTAACTCAGTTTACCGAACAAGAAATCCTCGGAAATCAAGTCTTAGACTATCTGATTGCGCTAGGGATTATTATCATTGGATTGATTGTGATCAAGATTCTAGCCAATGTCATTCTTGGCAGGATTAAGAAATGGCTACGGCAAGCGGATGCCAGTTTAGATAATAGCCTTATTAAAATTGTGGAGCTGGCCTTGATCCCAATCTTTTATTTGGGGCTATTCTATGTTGCCCTCAATGGCTTAAACCTCCACCCAATTCTGGATCGACTCTTAGATGGCATCTGGGCGATCGCCTTCACGGTCATTGCCATCCGCTTTGTGGTCTCCGTGATTCAATATGGCTTAATCCTATATGGGATCAAGGCAAACAACCCCAATATCCAGCCCACCCTCAATTCTCTCGTCCCTGCGATTCGGGTGGTTGTTTGGGCGATCGGTTTTATTTTCCTGCTGGACAATCTGCAATTTAATGTCTCAGCCATGATTGCCAGTTTGGGGATTGGGGGGATTGCGATCGCCCTGGCCTCTCAAGGACTCTTGCAAGACCTCTTTAGCTACTTTTCCATCGTCTTCGATCGCCCCTTCGAGTTAGGAGACTTCATCATCGTCGGCGACTTCATCGGAACCGTGGAATACATCGGCATTAAAACCACTCGTCTGAAGAGTTTGAGCGGTGAGCGACTCGTCATCTCCAACACCGATCTCACGGGATCTCGCATCCGTAATTACAAACATATGCAAACCCGTCGGATTGTCTTCAAACTGGGGGTTACCTACGAAACCGGCGTCGAACAGCTCGAAAAAATCCCCCAAATCATCCAAGACATCATCGACCCCATCGAAACCATCACCTTTGATCGCGCCCATTTCCTAGCCTACGGGGATTTCAGCCTCGACTACGAAGTGGTCTACAACGTCAACAGCAGCGATTTTGCCCAGTACATGGATGCCCAACAACAGATCAACCTGGAACTCAAGCGTCGCTTTGAAGCCGAAGGCATCGAGTTCGCTTATCCCACTCAGGTGATTTACCACAATTCGCTGCAAGGGGTGAATCAGGGGTAAGAAGGCAATAGGCAATAGGCAATAGGCAAGAACCCCCCTACTGCCTGCTGCCTGCTGCCTTCTTCCCTGCCTTCTTCCCCCCTATCCCCGCACCAATTCCAACAACCGAGAATAATAAAAGCGAGTGCTGGTCATTTCTGTGCGAGCGGGTTGGAAGCCGTTTTTGGCGAAGATGGCCAGGATATCGGCTTCGCGATGCTGATAGGCACGAGTGGTTTTACTCGGTCCGGGGAAAAGTTCGCCCACTTTCTTGAGAACCGTGAGCCAGGGGGTTTTGGGGGCAAAACTTAGAATGACTCGTGATTCCGCTAACGAACAGAGGTGGGAGAGCATCTCATCCATCTTGTCGTCGGGATAGTGGATGAGGACATCGAGGCAGATGACGGTGTGGAAGTTGCCAGAAA
Proteins encoded:
- a CDS encoding mechanosensitive ion channel family protein, whose protein sequence is MPTEFPNVLTQFTEQEILGNQVLDYLIALGIIIIGLIVIKILANVILGRIKKWLRQADASLDNSLIKIVELALIPIFYLGLFYVALNGLNLHPILDRLLDGIWAIAFTVIAIRFVVSVIQYGLILYGIKANNPNIQPTLNSLVPAIRVVVWAIGFIFLLDNLQFNVSAMIASLGIGGIAIALASQGLLQDLFSYFSIVFDRPFELGDFIIVGDFIGTVEYIGIKTTRLKSLSGERLVISNTDLTGSRIRNYKHMQTRRIVFKLGVTYETGVEQLEKIPQIIQDIIDPIETITFDRAHFLAYGDFSLDYEVVYNVNSSDFAQYMDAQQQINLELKRRFEAEGIEFAYPTQVIYHNSLQGVNQG